In Shewanella sp. GD04112, the sequence AATGACAGCGCCAACCGTACTCTGACGGGGGTTAAACAGGCGGCAAGCTCTGCCAATGGCTTACTGGGGATAGGTCAACAGCTGGATGGTTTAGTGAGTGAGTTTAAGGTGTAGCCAGTAGCGGTTAAAGAAATAAGCCTATCGACATAAGACCATATAAAACCTAGGTATAACCTCAATAAACCTAGGTTTTATCATCGCTTATGCTGAAGTGTCATTTCGCCAGATTAAAGCTCATTTAACTTGATGACCGCAAACGTTGCCCCTTGCGCATCGGCAATCACCGCAAAACGTCCCACATCGGGGATATCGCTTGGCGGCACGCATAGCTGCGCGCCTAGCCCCTGCGCCTTAGCGGCAAAGGCATCACAATCAGCCACGACAAAATAAGGCATCCAATGGGCGGGGATCTCACCCCATTCCGGCATCATTTTCATCATGCCCCCCATAGACTGACCGTCGATTTGCCACTCGGTGTAATCAATACCGGGTACATGACTGGGAAGTGCGGTCCAAGGAAACACTTGAGTGTAAAAACTGGCTTCGGCGCTAGGCTCGCGACAGGCCAGCTCCACCCAACACAGGGTATTTTCTTCACCTTGGCGACGCGAGCCTGAGTGATTTTTTGCTTGCCACAGGGCAAAGCGCGCCCCTTCGGGGTCGCTCACCTGCGCCATCACGCCCGCGTCACCCACCACATGCGGTCCCATGTGTAATTGCCCACCCGCGGCCAGGATGGCGGCAACCGTCGCCTCGATATCCTTAACCGCAAAATAGATCCGCCAATGGCTAGGGATCTGTGGTTCCGACTCAGGGATTTGATACATGGCCCCTAAATCGTCTCCCTCCAGATTGAACAGCGAGAAATGACCATTAGGAATCGCCATTTCCACCGCATTCCAACCAAACAGTGCGTGGTAAAACCCCTGTGCGCCCTGCCAGTCATGGCTCGCCAGTTCGACCCAACAAGCCTGTCCCTGTGCGTACTGAGTAATCCTCATTGCAGACTCCAATCAAACAGATTATGTGTTCGAGTTAAGCTGGAGTTTGAGCAACTGTCCAGTTTTGACGATAAAAAGATGAATATAAAGAAAAAGCCCTCAATTTGAGGGCTTGATTCGTAGGCGAAATACTTAGGAGAACTGCGGCAATAAATTCGCCATCGCGAGTAGATGACAAGCCCC encodes:
- a CDS encoding VOC family protein; its protein translation is MRITQYAQGQACWVELASHDWQGAQGFYHALFGWNAVEMAIPNGHFSLFNLEGDDLGAMYQIPESEPQIPSHWRIYFAVKDIEATVAAILAAGGQLHMGPHVVGDAGVMAQVSDPEGARFALWQAKNHSGSRRQGEENTLCWVELACREPSAEASFYTQVFPWTALPSHVPGIDYTEWQIDGQSMGGMMKMMPEWGEIPAHWMPYFVVADCDAFAAKAQGLGAQLCVPPSDIPDVGRFAVIADAQGATFAVIKLNEL